From Verrucomicrobia bacterium S94, the proteins below share one genomic window:
- a CDS encoding MotA/TolQ/ExbB proton channel family protein has translation MMGTVLLWFKAGGPWLYIIGALGLLLFILLFERGCEALSPYWKPDRRKQAWKNLLDTEYCDWKRGDALEDLLAREKKRLTAGTTLIAGLVQVLIMLGLLGTVSGLMSAYQAQTGGMEGGIDKALLTTQYALVLAIPGMFFHRIWKRRSDLLYERGRQLVNEFMLEDEA, from the coding sequence ATGATGGGAACCGTGCTCTTATGGTTTAAAGCCGGCGGTCCCTGGCTCTATATCATCGGCGCGCTGGGTCTGCTGCTGTTTATCCTGCTGTTCGAGCGCGGTTGCGAGGCGTTGTCGCCCTATTGGAAACCGGATCGTCGCAAACAGGCCTGGAAGAATCTGTTGGATACGGAGTATTGCGATTGGAAACGCGGCGATGCGCTGGAGGATCTGCTGGCCCGCGAGAAAAAACGGCTGACGGCCGGAACAACCCTTATTGCCGGATTGGTGCAGGTGCTGATTATGCTGGGATTGCTGGGAACCGTCAGCGGACTGATGAGTGCTTATCAGGCGCAGACCGGAGGCATGGAGGGGGGTATTGATAAAGCACTGCTGACCACGCAGTATGCGCTGGTACTCGCGATTCCCGGTATGTTTTTTCACCGCATCTGGAAGCGTCGCTCTGACCTGCTCTATGAGCGCGGGCGTCAGCTGGTAAATGAATTTATGCTGGAGGACGAGGCATGA
- a CDS encoding DUF3450 family protein: MKKIFFIVAWCSAAVLADELPIHNQVENHLAEANRLRSARDAEYRAWQENKAKMETLLASLESVEKQTRIKAEADRKQAEQYKAASAELLRDEEAGAGVQQACIELMDEIHAALDQLAAVSIPGTVPAREQAYGELKEQWQQTMSRWKATEDAMQQVDVQVTVGLLNDEAVKVKALLVGTSLGWWLDENGDRAGFLVPPENTDEAVGLIEFPVSGDAKDELRKAFQIMEGRRAPHWIYLPFREVNP, from the coding sequence ATGAAGAAAATCTTTTTTATTGTAGCATGGTGTTCTGCGGCGGTTCTGGCTGACGAGCTGCCGATACACAATCAGGTGGAAAACCATTTGGCGGAAGCCAATCGGTTGCGCAGTGCCCGCGATGCAGAATACCGGGCATGGCAGGAAAATAAGGCGAAGATGGAAACGTTGCTGGCGAGCCTGGAATCGGTCGAGAAACAGACCCGTATTAAAGCGGAGGCGGACCGAAAGCAGGCGGAGCAATACAAGGCGGCATCGGCTGAGCTGTTGCGGGATGAAGAGGCCGGAGCCGGCGTGCAGCAGGCGTGCATTGAGCTGATGGATGAAATTCATGCGGCGTTGGATCAGCTGGCTGCGGTATCGATTCCGGGAACGGTGCCTGCCCGGGAACAGGCCTACGGTGAGCTCAAAGAACAATGGCAGCAGACGATGTCGCGCTGGAAAGCAACAGAAGACGCCATGCAGCAGGTGGATGTGCAGGTGACGGTCGGACTGCTGAACGACGAGGCGGTAAAGGTAAAAGCGCTGCTGGTGGGAACCTCTTTAGGCTGGTGGCTGGACGAAAACGGAGACCGTGCCGGATTTCTGGTTCCGCCGGAGAATACGGACGAAGCGGTCGGGCTTATCGAATTTCCTGTATCCGGAGATGCGAAGGATGAATTGCGTAAAGCCTTTCAGATCATGGAAGGGCGACGGGCTCCGCACTGGATCTATCTACCGTTTCGGGAGGTGAATCCATGA
- a CDS encoding energy transducer TonB: MSTLQLQRNRSSVWLRWPVSVAFSLAVNLLLLGSIIQQVEKPAAVQEKVYTASIINDPPPPEPAHQPPASSGASSRAWKSVLPSASAAPARLPAFDFPFDIEAPVYPELSAQPIPGTFSPDLGSYSIVSDSGSGDGRPDHSAQLLNRAVFDRFYPAAARVRRISGVSVIEFDISETGRVAGARVISSEPRGIFEKAALKGAAHARFQPAVKDGKPVAVTKRIRLEWIPPGAR; this comes from the coding sequence ATGTCGACCTTGCAGCTGCAAAGGAATAGGTCCTCCGTCTGGTTGCGCTGGCCGGTTTCGGTGGCATTCAGTCTTGCTGTGAATCTGCTGTTGCTGGGCTCCATTATTCAGCAGGTGGAGAAACCGGCTGCTGTTCAGGAAAAAGTATATACGGCTTCGATCATTAATGACCCTCCGCCGCCGGAACCTGCGCATCAGCCCCCGGCTTCATCAGGAGCGTCTTCCAGAGCCTGGAAATCGGTGCTGCCTTCGGCGTCTGCCGCTCCGGCCCGACTGCCGGCCTTTGATTTCCCATTCGATATCGAGGCGCCGGTTTATCCCGAGCTTTCAGCGCAGCCGATACCCGGTACATTTTCGCCCGATCTTGGAAGTTATTCTATCGTCTCTGATTCCGGGTCGGGTGACGGCCGGCCGGATCATTCGGCCCAATTGCTTAACCGCGCGGTCTTTGACCGGTTTTATCCTGCGGCGGCGCGGGTCCGGCGAATCAGCGGGGTGTCAGTAATCGAATTTGATATTTCTGAAACCGGCAGAGTGGCCGGTGCGCGTGTAATCTCTTCCGAGCCGCGTGGCATTTTTGAAAAAGCTGCTCTGAAGGGAGCGGCTCATGCCCGGTTTCAACCGGCGGTTAAAGACGGAAAGCCGGTTGCTGTAACCAAACGTATACGGCTGGAATGGATTCCGCCGGGGGCAAGATAA
- a CDS encoding outer membrane lipoprotein-sorting protein, whose protein sequence is MKTVLTAITALALTLGAYAGMTVDEIVNKANEASYYAGQDGKADVEMKIIDKSGAERIREFTLLRMNVKDGNQKFYVYFKKPADLYKQVFLVWKETGEGKNDSRWMWLPALNLKREIAPGDKRTSFVGSDFVYEDVSGRNLSEDHHELIETTDTQYIIKNTPKDPDSVEFSYYTMKIDKNTFLPRRAEYYDKNGKLYRTVEATKVDVIQGYPTVTESVVSDLNTGGKTINTFSNIRYNIGLKENIFTERFLRRPPREVTR, encoded by the coding sequence ATGAAAACTGTACTCACAGCAATAACGGCCCTTGCACTGACGCTCGGCGCATACGCCGGAATGACCGTTGATGAAATTGTCAATAAAGCCAACGAAGCCTCCTACTATGCCGGACAGGACGGCAAAGCCGATGTCGAAATGAAAATCATCGACAAATCCGGCGCCGAACGCATCCGTGAATTCACGCTGCTGCGCATGAACGTGAAGGACGGCAACCAGAAGTTTTATGTGTATTTCAAAAAACCGGCCGATCTCTACAAACAGGTGTTCCTCGTCTGGAAAGAAACCGGTGAAGGCAAAAATGACTCCCGCTGGATGTGGCTGCCCGCCCTCAATCTGAAACGGGAAATTGCACCGGGCGATAAACGGACCTCGTTTGTCGGGTCCGACTTTGTCTATGAAGATGTCTCCGGCCGGAACCTGAGCGAAGATCATCATGAACTGATCGAAACCACTGACACGCAATACATCATTAAAAACACCCCGAAGGATCCGGACAGCGTGGAGTTTTCCTATTACACCATGAAGATCGACAAGAACACCTTTCTTCCGCGGCGGGCGGAATACTACGATAAAAACGGCAAGCTTTACCGCACCGTCGAAGCCACAAAAGTGGACGTGATCCAGGGCTATCCGACCGTCACGGAATCGGTGGTCTCAGACCTCAACACCGGCGGCAAAACCATAAACACCTTCTCCAATATCCGGTATAATATCGGCCTGAAGGAAAACATTTTCACCGAGCGTTTTCTGAGAAGACCGCCGCGGGAAGTCACGCGGTAG
- a CDS encoding aldo/keto reductase produces the protein MKRRELLQQMAVAGTVLAPPASMSNTLPSDSLGSVLPRRTLGKTGEEITCLGLGGYHVGWPDDEAVAQATIEKALETGIRFFDTAESYGEGRSEERYGKFLIPKYRDHIFLMTKTGARDAQTAREHLEGSLRRLKTDHIDLWQMHSLDDPADADARLEAGVLEVAMKAREEGKIRHIGFTGHASPYAHIRMTEHKDVLENCSTCQFPINPVDAASRHSFIENTLPVLQKNRFGVLAMKTLADGRFFGRKVMNGKTMWTLDKPVVPDVLSIEECIHFALSLPVSVLITGAENPQLVEEKAAMVRNFSHLSGEQRLALSDKVAAFAAAGKVEYYKNDDLRT, from the coding sequence ATGAAAAGACGAGAATTACTTCAGCAGATGGCGGTTGCCGGAACGGTGCTGGCTCCTCCGGCCTCCATGAGCAATACTTTACCCTCCGATTCGCTTGGATCTGTACTGCCACGCCGCACATTGGGAAAAACCGGAGAAGAAATCACCTGCCTAGGGCTGGGTGGATACCATGTCGGCTGGCCGGACGATGAAGCGGTTGCCCAGGCCACAATCGAAAAAGCACTCGAAACCGGAATCCGTTTTTTCGATACCGCCGAAAGTTACGGCGAAGGCCGCAGTGAGGAACGATACGGAAAATTTCTGATTCCGAAATATCGGGACCACATATTCCTGATGACCAAAACCGGCGCACGGGATGCTCAAACAGCCCGCGAACATCTCGAAGGTTCGCTGCGCCGCCTGAAAACCGACCATATTGATCTCTGGCAGATGCATTCCCTTGATGACCCCGCTGATGCCGATGCCCGTCTCGAAGCCGGCGTTCTCGAGGTCGCAATGAAAGCCCGAGAAGAAGGTAAAATCCGGCACATCGGTTTCACCGGCCATGCATCGCCCTATGCCCATATCCGGATGACGGAGCACAAAGATGTTCTGGAAAACTGCTCTACCTGTCAGTTCCCGATCAACCCGGTGGATGCTGCCTCCAGACACAGTTTTATTGAAAACACCCTGCCCGTCCTGCAGAAAAACCGTTTCGGCGTGCTGGCCATGAAGACGCTGGCCGACGGCCGCTTTTTCGGCCGCAAAGTGATGAATGGAAAAACAATGTGGACCCTCGACAAACCGGTGGTTCCCGATGTGCTTTCCATCGAAGAATGCATTCATTTTGCCCTCTCGCTTCCCGTCAGTGTGCTGATTACCGGAGCGGAAAACCCGCAGCTGGTCGAAGAAAAAGCGGCCATGGTCCGGAACTTTTCCCATCTTTCCGGAGAACAGCGCCTCGCTCTTTCAGACAAAGTCGCTGCATTTGCCGCAGCCGGCAAAGTCGAATACTATAAAAACGACGACCTCCGCACCTGA
- a CDS encoding biopolymer transporter ExbD, with the protein MKSRLRSRDKDVASIDMGPMIDMVFLLLIFTLVTARMTEESVVELDPPSSTQAERVQDLAVHVSVDRRGDLYVGNEMVGHFAQAAIAQQLAKKQSSHVVIHADGRTSTADLMHAMDVSREAGAAHVDLAAAKE; encoded by the coding sequence ATGAAAAGCAGACTCCGGTCCAGAGATAAAGACGTTGCCTCCATCGATATGGGGCCCATGATCGATATGGTTTTTCTGCTGCTGATTTTTACCCTGGTGACAGCGCGGATGACGGAGGAATCGGTAGTCGAACTGGACCCGCCGTCCAGTACGCAGGCGGAACGGGTGCAGGATCTTGCCGTGCATGTTTCGGTGGACCGTCGGGGAGATCTTTATGTTGGAAACGAAATGGTGGGCCATTTTGCACAGGCCGCCATTGCCCAACAGCTGGCGAAAAAGCAGAGCAGTCATGTGGTTATTCATGCAGACGGCCGGACCAGTACGGCCGATCTGATGCACGCAATGGATGTAAGCCGGGAGGCGGGGGCAGCACATGTCGACCTTGCAGCTGCAAAGGAATAG
- a CDS encoding MotA/TolQ/ExbB proton channel family protein — MKVETRKIFMFIVALWVAVTSLAGSPDDFLNQAKAKEEAASEALAELRSDVQAEHEELQQKIQQAYAALEAAKTDAAEASLELVKAEEEFKELKLRHSLAAAKNQQLLRELLTAARVTVMPDQLWSDIRETLKRGIQNQLGSLSERTALRRHELELLDHTGRAATVPVLEIGAVQTIALGEGPLQCGWVETTPDGHAYLVGAAPEEVGEGCIPIDVSLRLASAPVQKSFIQHYLEAGGIFLYPIIAVGLFGMLLVGERCINIFRHRSPPELLDAVMDSARSTDWEKVHELVDAQATPLQRVLHKGVHAREVARDKMEAHIENAILEEVPRLERSMTMIAACAAIAPLLGLLGTVTGMIQTFKSLGLDAGGDALSQGISEALITTQVGLVVAVPLLLLHASFNRLIDRRVIRLEQAGHAMMAVIAEQSGDVQ; from the coding sequence ATGAAGGTGGAAACCCGGAAGATCTTTATGTTTATTGTGGCACTGTGGGTTGCCGTTACTTCATTGGCCGGGTCGCCGGATGATTTCTTAAACCAGGCGAAGGCCAAAGAGGAGGCGGCGTCAGAAGCGTTGGCGGAATTGCGTTCGGACGTGCAGGCTGAACATGAGGAGCTGCAGCAGAAAATTCAGCAGGCCTATGCTGCGTTGGAGGCGGCAAAGACGGATGCTGCTGAAGCGTCGCTGGAGCTGGTAAAGGCGGAAGAGGAGTTTAAGGAATTGAAACTCCGGCATTCGCTGGCGGCGGCGAAAAATCAGCAGCTGCTGCGTGAACTTTTGACTGCGGCCCGTGTTACTGTGATGCCGGATCAGCTGTGGAGTGATATCCGTGAAACGTTGAAAAGGGGGATTCAGAACCAGCTGGGCTCGTTATCTGAACGAACCGCTTTGCGCCGGCATGAACTTGAACTGCTGGATCACACCGGCAGAGCGGCAACCGTTCCGGTGCTTGAAATCGGTGCGGTTCAGACTATAGCGCTGGGAGAGGGGCCGCTGCAGTGCGGCTGGGTTGAAACCACACCGGACGGTCATGCTTATCTGGTTGGAGCTGCTCCTGAAGAGGTGGGTGAAGGGTGTATCCCGATTGATGTCAGTCTGCGGCTTGCTTCGGCTCCGGTGCAGAAGAGCTTCATTCAGCACTATCTTGAAGCCGGCGGCATTTTTCTTTATCCGATTATTGCGGTCGGGCTGTTCGGAATGCTGCTGGTTGGAGAACGCTGCATTAATATTTTCCGACATCGCAGTCCTCCGGAGCTGCTGGATGCGGTGATGGATTCTGCCCGAAGTACGGACTGGGAAAAGGTGCACGAACTGGTGGATGCCCAGGCTACGCCGCTGCAGCGTGTATTGCATAAAGGGGTGCATGCCCGTGAAGTGGCCCGGGATAAAATGGAGGCGCATATTGAAAATGCGATTCTCGAAGAGGTGCCGCGCCTGGAACGCTCTATGACGATGATTGCCGCGTGCGCGGCCATTGCTCCGCTGCTGGGGCTGCTGGGAACTGTAACCGGGATGATTCAGACATTTAAGTCGCTGGGACTGGACGCCGGTGGAGATGCGCTTTCACAGGGTATTTCGGAAGCGCTGATAACGACGCAGGTCGGGCTGGTTGTTGCGGTTCCGCTACTGCTGCTGCATGCCTCCTTCAACCGGTTGATTGACCGCCGGGTCATCCGGCTGGAGCAGGCCGGTCATGCCATGATGGCGGTGATTGCGGAACAGAGCGGGGATGTCCAATGA
- a CDS encoding IS5 family transposase (programmed frameshift), with protein MKITEAQYDKIAHVLSVQRGNVTLSNIEVLNAFLYVAEHGCKWRGLPSRFGNWHTIYTRMNRWAKKGVLANVFDELQKQQLVKINLEAVSIDSTSIKVHPDGTGAFKKNGKQSIGKSRGGWTTKIHLIAANARIALDFSLSPGQAGDGPEGRKLLASWGEDRPEGICNVLMDKAYEGDETRQLVFDLDLTPVVPPKANRLEPWEYDKEMYKRRNEVERLFRRLKGFRRIFSRFEKLDVMFCAFIHFALTVDMLPLC; from the exons ATGAAAATAACCGAAGCCCAGTACGACAAAATCGCCCATGTGTTGTCGGTGCAGCGAGGCAACGTAACTCTTTCCAATATCGAGGTTTTAAACGCCTTTCTCTATGTGGCCGAGCACGGCTGCAAGTGGCGCGGACTCCCCTCTCGCTTTGGAAACTGGCACACCATTTACACCCGCATGAACCGCTGGGCAAAAAAAGGCGTTCTCGCAAACGTGTTCGATGAACTGCAGAAACAGCAGCTCGTGAAGATCAACCTTGAAGCGGTGTCCATCGACAGCACCTCGATCAAGGTGCATCCCGACGGAACCGGCGCAT TTAAAAAAAACGGCAAACAATCCATAGGAAAGTCCCGTGGTGGCTGGACTACCAAGATCCATTTGATCGCCGCCAACGCCCGGATCGCACTGGATTTCTCCCTTTCCCCGGGACAAGCCGGTGATGGTCCGGAAGGTCGTAAACTACTGGCCAGCTGGGGCGAGGATCGCCCTGAAGGCATTTGCAATGTATTGATGGATAAGGCCTACGAAGGAGATGAAACCCGGCAGCTGGTTTTCGATCTTGACCTCACTCCCGTTGTGCCGCCCAAGGCCAATCGACTTGAACCTTGGGAATACGACAAGGAAATGTACAAGCGGCGCAATGAAGTGGAGCGCCTGTTCCGCCGCTTAAAAGGATTCCGTCGAATCTTCTCCCGCTTCGAGAAACTCGACGTAATGTTCTGTGCGTTCATCCACTTCGCCCTGACTGTGGACATGCTTCCGTTGTGTTAA
- a CDS encoding RND transporter, whose translation MKRLKITSFSIRFPWIIMLIAVAVTLFFGAQFPKVSFDNDPENMLAEDEYIRVFHNQVKARYNLYDFVIVGIVNEEHEDGIFNVETLGKIDALTRELISLHRNADGKPEVIRDGRPYAPALESDSAWERGLAKVFGNDVNRLFTADGTSAIIAPEIISPSVVDNIKQADRGQLAIEYLMEKPPASREEALAIKRDAMNNPLYKDTLVSADGKAIALYIPILEKTYSYNVANLIEKLTADWDDADQIYITGQPVAQDTFGVEMLVQMATSAPMAGLAIFLLLLFFFRRISLIIAPMIVAVISVVATMGLLIGLGYDVHIMSSMIAIFLMPIAVADSVHILSEFFDSYHKYRNKAETIKYVVGHLFMPMLYTSLTTIAGFASLGTTPIPPVQVFGLHVAFGVALAWVLTMTFVPAYIMIFVRTKTLDQLKPAEAEDHHGALGKALGGLGSLSYRRWKLILSLTMITIVVSVVGISRIKVNDNPVKWFTQNHRIRVADRVLNDHFGGTYTAYLTLKPAQTMASTCDERIAEMKTAAEVRFSTALPEAYAEFETILSNAEFKQDENRCFVALIEQAGKLDEKISGAWNDLGDEINYLDPEGLTYEKMTAAISTIGNEKIRSTFLNRITDFRALKGAELQNKALDIIDEYSAFSFTDFLYEQRANGNAPAFKRPALLAYVERLQEHMKTIPGIGKSSSAVDSLKKAHYELNYTAEASAEQNDAFYSIPPNPSAVSQVFIQLEGMKKKDSLFHLVTKDYNEVNIWIQLKSGDNTDMVAVVKDIENWMAENPAPVELETGWAGLTYLNVVWQDKMVAGMMNALLSSFVVVLIMMMVLFRSPLFGLLAMLPLTVTITFIYGLIGWVGKDYDMPVAVLSSLTLGLSVDFAIHFLERSRELTARYGNWKNAVQHMFLEPAMAISRNAIIISIGFTPLLFAPLVPYKTVGFFLATIMAVSWLATLFILAALITGLQKWIFKDQKTMER comes from the coding sequence ATGAAACGTTTGAAAATAACATCCTTCAGTATCCGCTTTCCCTGGATCATCATGCTGATCGCCGTGGCGGTCACCCTTTTCTTCGGAGCCCAGTTTCCTAAAGTTTCGTTCGATAACGATCCGGAAAACATGCTGGCGGAGGATGAATATATCCGCGTGTTCCACAATCAGGTTAAAGCGCGTTATAACCTCTACGACTTTGTGATTGTCGGTATCGTGAACGAGGAGCACGAGGATGGTATTTTTAATGTGGAAACGCTGGGCAAAATTGACGCCCTCACCCGCGAGCTGATCAGCCTGCATCGGAATGCCGACGGCAAACCGGAGGTTATTCGTGACGGCCGGCCCTATGCCCCGGCGCTTGAATCGGACAGTGCCTGGGAACGCGGTCTGGCCAAGGTGTTCGGCAATGATGTCAACCGCCTGTTCACTGCCGACGGCACATCGGCCATTATCGCGCCGGAAATCATCAGCCCGAGCGTGGTCGACAATATCAAACAGGCCGACCGCGGACAGCTGGCGATTGAATACCTGATGGAAAAACCGCCGGCCTCCCGCGAAGAAGCGCTTGCGATCAAGCGTGATGCCATGAACAACCCGCTTTATAAAGACACGCTGGTTTCCGCCGACGGCAAAGCCATTGCCCTCTACATTCCGATTCTGGAAAAAACCTATTCCTACAACGTTGCCAACCTGATCGAAAAACTGACCGCCGACTGGGATGATGCGGATCAGATTTACATTACCGGCCAGCCCGTGGCACAGGATACCTTCGGCGTGGAAATGCTGGTGCAGATGGCCACATCCGCGCCGATGGCCGGTTTGGCGATTTTCCTGCTGCTGCTGTTCTTTTTCCGTCGGATTTCCCTGATCATTGCTCCGATGATTGTTGCGGTGATCAGCGTCGTCGCCACCATGGGCCTGCTGATCGGACTGGGTTATGATGTGCACATCATGAGCTCCATGATTGCCATCTTTCTGATGCCGATCGCCGTTGCCGACTCCGTGCATATTCTCAGTGAATTTTTTGATTCGTATCACAAATACCGCAACAAAGCCGAAACCATAAAATATGTGGTCGGGCACCTCTTTATGCCGATGCTTTATACCTCGCTCACCACCATCGCCGGGTTTGCCTCGCTGGGCACCACCCCGATTCCTCCGGTGCAGGTGTTCGGCCTCCACGTTGCTTTCGGCGTGGCGCTGGCCTGGGTGCTGACCATGACCTTTGTCCCGGCCTATATCATGATTTTTGTCCGGACCAAAACCCTCGACCAACTGAAACCGGCTGAAGCGGAAGATCATCACGGCGCGCTTGGAAAGGCACTGGGCGGACTCGGTTCCCTTTCCTATAGACGCTGGAAACTGATTCTTTCACTGACGATGATCACCATCGTGGTTTCCGTCGTCGGAATCTCCCGCATTAAGGTCAATGACAATCCGGTGAAGTGGTTCACGCAGAATCATCGTATCCGGGTGGCCGACCGGGTGCTCAATGATCATTTCGGCGGAACCTATACCGCCTATCTTACGCTCAAACCGGCGCAGACGATGGCTTCAACCTGCGACGAACGCATCGCCGAAATGAAAACCGCCGCGGAAGTCCGTTTTTCCACGGCGCTTCCGGAAGCCTATGCTGAATTTGAAACCATCCTTTCCAACGCGGAATTCAAACAGGATGAAAACCGTTGTTTTGTCGCGCTGATTGAACAGGCCGGGAAACTGGACGAAAAAATTTCCGGAGCCTGGAATGACCTCGGCGATGAAATTAATTATCTCGACCCAGAAGGACTCACCTATGAAAAAATGACCGCCGCGATTTCCACCATCGGCAACGAAAAGATACGCAGCACATTCCTGAACCGCATAACGGATTTCAGAGCGCTGAAAGGTGCTGAACTGCAGAATAAGGCCCTTGATATTATTGATGAATACAGCGCGTTCTCCTTTACCGACTTTCTGTATGAACAACGTGCCAATGGCAATGCTCCGGCCTTTAAACGTCCGGCACTGCTCGCTTATGTGGAACGCCTGCAGGAACACATGAAAACCATTCCGGGCATTGGAAAATCCAGCTCGGCCGTCGATTCGCTGAAAAAGGCCCATTATGAGCTGAACTATACCGCCGAAGCTTCTGCGGAGCAGAATGATGCCTTCTATTCCATCCCCCCCAATCCCTCCGCTGTTTCGCAGGTCTTCATCCAGCTCGAAGGCATGAAGAAAAAAGACAGCCTGTTTCATCTGGTAACCAAAGACTATAATGAAGTGAATATCTGGATTCAGCTGAAAAGCGGCGACAACACCGACATGGTGGCCGTGGTGAAGGATATTGAAAACTGGATGGCGGAAAACCCCGCGCCGGTCGAACTGGAAACCGGCTGGGCGGGACTGACCTATCTGAATGTCGTCTGGCAGGATAAAATGGTGGCCGGAATGATGAACGCATTGCTCAGCTCTTTCGTGGTGGTGCTCATCATGATGATGGTGCTGTTCCGTTCGCCGCTTTTCGGTCTGCTGGCCATGCTGCCGCTGACCGTGACCATTACCTTCATCTACGGGCTGATCGGCTGGGTCGGCAAGGATTACGACATGCCGGTCGCCGTACTATCATCGCTGACGCTGGGACTCAGTGTCGATTTTGCCATCCATTTTCTGGAACGCTCGCGCGAGCTTACCGCCCGCTACGGCAACTGGAAAAATGCGGTTCAGCATATGTTCCTCGAACCGGCCATGGCCATCAGCCGCAACGCCATCATTATTTCCATCGGCTTCACGCCGCTGCTGTTTGCGCCGCTGGTGCCGTATAAAACCGTCGGCTTTTTCCTGGCCACCATCATGGCCGTCTCGTGGCTGGCCACCCTGTTTATACTGGCCGCCCTGATTACCGGGCTGCAGAAATGGATTTTTAAAGATCAGAAAACCATGGAGAGATAG
- a CDS encoding threonine ammonia-lyase gives MRHGLWRDCMLTIDRIKDAANTLENVALHTELIHSPVFSEESGNQVYLKPENLQLTGAFKLRGAYFKMANLNDAEKACGVISSSAGNHAQGVALAAQKLGMKATIVMPKNTPLIKVEATRRYGADVVLAGDFYDEAYAEARRLEKEKGHVFIHPFDDEDVMAGQGTIGLEILQDLEHVDAILVPIGGGGLIAGIVTAVKALRPEVKVIGVEPEGACAMKKSLEAGRIVPMKKVDTIADGVAVKNPGVKTFEIIRNLVDDIITVPDSGLMESFLLLLERHKLVAENSGVLALAALHALGAKGWNVVPVVSGGNIDVVTMSAMIDNGLVRRGRICCFSVDLPDEPGQLLAVSKILSDENANIIKLDHNQFKSLDRLKEVQLEVTVETNGHAHVDRILGALESHGYPVNRVY, from the coding sequence ATGCGTCACGGATTATGGAGAGATTGCATGTTAACCATCGATAGAATTAAAGATGCGGCAAACACCCTGGAGAATGTGGCGCTGCACACCGAGCTGATTCACAGTCCGGTGTTCAGCGAGGAGTCGGGAAATCAGGTTTATCTGAAACCGGAAAATCTGCAGTTGACCGGGGCGTTTAAATTGCGCGGGGCCTATTTTAAAATGGCGAATCTGAACGATGCGGAAAAGGCGTGCGGTGTGATTTCTTCATCGGCCGGCAACCATGCGCAGGGGGTGGCTCTGGCGGCGCAGAAGCTGGGGATGAAGGCCACGATTGTGATGCCGAAAAATACACCGCTGATTAAAGTTGAGGCGACGCGGCGGTATGGGGCGGATGTAGTGCTGGCGGGCGATTTTTATGATGAGGCGTATGCCGAAGCGCGGCGCCTGGAAAAAGAAAAAGGCCATGTTTTCATTCATCCGTTTGATGATGAGGATGTGATGGCCGGTCAGGGGACAATCGGACTGGAAATTCTCCAGGATCTGGAACATGTGGATGCGATTCTTGTGCCGATCGGCGGCGGGGGACTGATTGCCGGAATTGTGACAGCGGTGAAGGCGTTGCGGCCGGAGGTCAAGGTGATCGGCGTGGAACCGGAGGGGGCGTGTGCTATGAAGAAATCGCTCGAAGCCGGACGCATTGTCCCCATGAAAAAGGTGGATACGATTGCCGACGGCGTGGCGGTGAAAAATCCGGGGGTGAAAACTTTTGAAATTATCCGGAACCTGGTGGATGACATCATTACGGTTCCGGATTCCGGACTGATGGAATCCTTTCTGCTGCTGCTGGAACGCCACAAACTGGTGGCGGAAAATTCCGGGGTGCTGGCGCTGGCGGCGCTGCATGCACTGGGGGCCAAAGGCTGGAATGTGGTGCCGGTGGTGAGCGGTGGTAATATCGATGTGGTAACGATGTCGGCGATGATTGATAACGGTCTGGTACGACGCGGCCGCATCTGCTGTTTTTCGGTGGATCTGCCTGATGAACCGGGTCAGCTGCTGGCGGTTTCAAAAATTCTTTCGGATGAAAATGCGAATATCATCAAACTCGATCATAACCAGTTTAAATCGCTCGACCGTCTGAAAGAGGTGCAGCTGGAAGTTACGGTGGAAACGAACGGTCATGCCCACGTGGACCGGATTCTCGGTGCGCTTGAATCGCACGGTTATCCGGTGAACCGGGTTTACTGA